The Rhodamnia argentea isolate NSW1041297 chromosome 7, ASM2092103v1, whole genome shotgun sequence genome contains the following window.
ACATTTCTTAATCGCGCTGCATGATTCACCTAACGCGAATGGAACATGAACCTTGATCATGTGCATGTCGACATCAGATTCATCGGGTCTGAGAATTTAATAAAACATGAAGTAAAATGCGAATCATTTAGAGTGACGTGAACGAATGTATGTCCTGGCGGATTCCGCGTTTAAATTGCGGCCGTCATGCAAGTCGCATTTGCGCTCGGACAATTAACAACCGCAAACACGAAATGGCTTCTGGTGGCAGGCTATTCCCCTTCGCTCTTGTGACCCTGCTCCTCTTCCTCATCTCCCCATCTCCGTCCTTGTCTTCTGATGATGGCAAGGTGAACTTGTCGCTCTACTACGAGAGCCTGTGTCCCAGCAGCGCAGATTTCATAGCCAACCACCTCGTGAAGGCGTTCGACACCGATCTCATAGACATTATCAACCTCAAAATCGTCCCTTGGGGCAATACTCGGATCGACAGTCGCACCGGAGCATTCATATGCCAGGTATAGTTTCAAAATTGAAAACCCGAATTTCGTTCTTCACGTCAATACGTTCTCTCGCCCGATGATTTGGCTAGTCCCTGTTATGAGTCCTCTGAATTCTGTTGTAGCATGGTGAGGTTGAATGCTACCTCAACACCATTCAAGCTTGTGGCATCGAGGTCTGGTCTGATCTGGTAAGTGCAGCTTCCGGCCGCTTTGGCCCTCATCTATATTTTTAATCTAAATACACGATGTGCCGAAAGATTCTTGCTTTTGGTTCATACTgactaaattatttttctcttaatgcACCGTTCTTCCTGTTCAGAATCCGCATTTCAATTTCATTCGCTGCGTGGAGCGTAATGTCTCCGAGGGTGGGCTGCAAGCGGGGAAGATCTCTGCTGTGCATCAGGAAGAATCCTCAAATGTCGCAGCCTCAAAATTGTGGGAGTCTTGTGCGGAAGAGCTGAAATTGGAGGAAGCAGGCATATACGAGTGCTACACCAGCGGACGCGGAAGAGAGGTAAAAACTGGAATTTCTTCGTAACCATAAGCCAATGCTTGCTTGCAGCATATTCTACCACCATTTTCTCACGATCGATGGATGAAGAACCATGTAATGGCTCAACGAATGATGCTCGTTTTGAAGGATTCGCCGCCCTCTCACCAGTCCTCCATCTGAACTTGATCTGGGTTTAGGAATTGGAAGAGAACAGTATGGTCAGCTTCGGAACCCAGAGTCTCCAAAGATCCTAGATTTGCTCTTTGAAATTCGTTTCATATTTTGCAGCGTCTCTCTCGTAGAGAGAATTAAGCTGCTACTAGACTACAGTATTCCAGTAAAAATCGGCATGTCTAGTCTACTCCTAGAATCATCACCTCAGTAATTGTTGGGATGCGCTTCTGTCCCTTGATCTAAACTTATGAACTGACTGTTGCCAACTCCAAATGCAGCTTGAACTACAATACAAAGCTGAGACTGATCAGCTTAGTCCGCCTCACGGGTACACACCGTGGGTGGCTGTGAATGACCAACCGCTCTACGATGTTCGTATCCTaatacccttctctctctctctctctcaagctgGGATCTGATCTGATACGTTGTGGTTGCAGGACTACATGAATTTCATGGACTACGTTTGCCAGGCTTACGAGGGCGGCCCGCCAAAACCCGCTGCTTGCAACTCGACTCGCCGAGGAGCGAATTCCGCCATCCGCTATGCCGATGAAGCAAGAAAACCCAGATCCCCTTTTTGGTCCACTTAGACCAAATCAACAGGAAGTGGAAGAACTGAACCATGTGTGCTTAACAAATAGTTTGCGCCACGTTTCTAAATAAAATGCCTGTTCAGATAGACAAATCCATTGGCTATTTGGTTCATCGAGTTTATCttgccaaatattttttttgttaggccATCGTCGCGCGGTTCTTGATTTGGGTCCAGTCGGGGTTATCGATTCTTGATGTTGCTTGGAATTACTTTCCAGATTGATATCACTCGATTTTGAATTGCGACTAGGCGAAACCACATCTCAGATCTATTTCTTGAATTCGTGGATTTGGAAGATGTAATTAGCCTCTTCTAACGGATAAAGCGTCCAATTAGCATCAACGGGATAACACACTCCTAGATTTCCGTAGGTCTTCTTATACGGGACGGGCTATGAACGGGTATATGTCGCCATTTTTCGCAAGAGTACGTGAAAAGAATTTGGCATTCTTACAATTGTAATTGAAGATGATGTTGCCACGACTTTACATCGATTGTACTTCAACCGAAAGAGCTTGCATATCATAATAGGAGCATTTTGATTGCAAAGTCCTGTAAAGATAAAGAATTTTATAAGTATTTATGTGATCATGATATTcatggcacaattataataagtttaagacttctttttgataattttccccttctCGATCTCGTTCTCGTTCTCGTTCTCTCTAATTGCCACTGAATATGACCTCCTCCCACTAATCAACTCCATGGCTTCCATCAAACTTGCATGGCTTATTCTCCAGCCACATACACAACAAAGATCCCAATGGGACTTGCAAACGGTCCCTTATTTCTTCCCAACTTGGGAACCAGTCaaggcaagaaacaaaagggcgaGTCAAAAAGAGACTCCCACAGCTAGCCATGCCTCTACAAGCTGCTGGCTTTTCAAATCTGACTCAATTGATTCCAGAATTGCATGGTAATACTTGATGTTCTCTTCGAAGAACTTGGTGAAACCCAAGCGGTTCCGCGATTCGTGGCTACTTTCTCCATGGCC
Protein-coding sequences here:
- the LOC115745854 gene encoding gamma-interferon-responsive lysosomal thiol protein-like; translated protein: MASGGRLFPFALVTLLLFLISPSPSLSSDDGKVNLSLYYESLCPSSADFIANHLVKAFDTDLIDIINLKIVPWGNTRIDSRTGAFICQHGEVECYLNTIQACGIEVWSDLNPHFNFIRCVERNVSEGGLQAGKISAVHQEESSNVAASKLWESCAEELKLEEAGIYECYTSGRGRELELQYKAETDQLSPPHGYTPWVAVNDQPLYDDYMNFMDYVCQAYEGGPPKPAACNSTRRGANSAIRYADEARKPRSPFWST